In one window of Methanolobus mangrovi DNA:
- a CDS encoding cobalamin B12-binding domain-containing protein, which produces MELEDALLSLNRVAATTMIINEFTGDNAFELINEVISPALENIGRMWASGEIALSQEYMASKICEEIVETILPAESPARKDMPVIGITTLGDEHMLGKRIVCSFLRARGFNIHDYGDMGPEKISQKVKEDGIEVLMASTLMLNIAYEVKKLRLIFEREGIKTRIIVGGAPFLFDRNLWKEVGADAMAVDAMESIGRIYEVLGVSQ; this is translated from the coding sequence TTGGAATTAGAGGATGCTTTACTTTCTTTAAATAGGGTAGCAGCAACCACGATGATAATAAATGAATTTACTGGTGACAATGCTTTTGAGTTGATCAATGAGGTAATCTCGCCTGCCCTTGAAAACATAGGTCGTATGTGGGCAAGTGGTGAAATTGCATTATCTCAGGAGTATATGGCAAGCAAGATTTGTGAAGAAATAGTTGAAACGATATTGCCTGCCGAAAGTCCTGCCAGGAAGGACATGCCGGTTATTGGTATTACAACCCTGGGCGATGAGCATATGCTTGGAAAACGTATAGTTTGTTCTTTTCTCAGGGCCAGAGGGTTCAATATCCATGACTATGGTGACATGGGGCCGGAAAAAATTTCCCAAAAGGTCAAAGAGGACGGTATTGAGGTACTAATGGCTTCGACACTGATGCTCAATATTGCCTATGAGGTAAAAAAACTCAGATTAATATTTGAGCGTGAAGGTATCAAAACCAGGATAATAGTGGGTGGTGCACCATTCTTGTTTGACCGTAACCTGTGGAAAGAAGTTGGTGCTGATGCTATGGCAGTGGATGCCATGGAATCTATAGGCAGGATATACGAGGTTCTGGGGGTATCCCAATAA
- a CDS encoding ATP-binding protein yields MVHDNYLITHECIRKEVEYVLSEDMQFKGIKPVYFSSSQDVRNSEVILDIIREQKCDNDILLLCDRSCPKVSIPDEYSGSVNVHKVEHMYDLFTENLVLQEYEGTGSFIIVSGWLENWQDNIKSVAQYDNNSVFSFSESYSSILILDTGVHSDLIVRAKELSEFTGIPFKIHDVGMEYFNLIFENLVLRWNIEKKQSQLKICNRKAASYAMSIDFIKTIADITDESVAIDSICKLFSTMFAPKNIVYYSFNEDGMELKYCKLPGTEQENTIKLKNSDSNYIVFDTEDGFAIKIMATADVLGIIEIHGVAFPEYLDEYLSAGYDLAKGSGLAISNIRRYHELFRSREEQVKLAEMLRTTNRILRHDIANDLQIIIGALDIFEENGDEKFLSMVKQASQKSVALIRNLKEIEEVSAGDKQFELLNVKSLVDGVISKHTAEFNVRGDCVIMADKAMSSVLDNIVSNAIIHGNATKVDIGIVSQNGTCEISIADNGTGIPDEVKSRAFDEGYKYGKTGHTGFGLYIARKTIERYGGTVQVEDNKPTGAKFVIELNAARMDNYVAN; encoded by the coding sequence ATGGTTCACGATAATTATCTCATTACACATGAATGCATTCGAAAGGAAGTCGAATATGTGCTTTCCGAAGATATGCAATTCAAAGGAATAAAACCTGTATATTTTAGTTCTTCACAGGATGTCCGAAACTCTGAAGTTATTCTTGATATTATCAGGGAACAGAAATGTGACAATGATATATTGCTTCTGTGTGATAGGTCCTGTCCGAAAGTTTCCATTCCGGATGAATACTCAGGCTCTGTTAATGTACATAAGGTCGAACACATGTATGATCTATTTACTGAGAACTTAGTTCTACAGGAATATGAAGGGACAGGTTCTTTTATCATAGTTTCCGGGTGGCTGGAAAACTGGCAGGATAATATCAAGTCTGTTGCTCAATATGATAATAATTCAGTTTTTTCATTCTCTGAATCATATTCATCTATTCTCATTCTGGATACAGGTGTTCATTCTGACCTTATTGTCAGGGCAAAGGAATTATCTGAATTTACAGGGATTCCATTTAAAATTCATGATGTTGGTATGGAGTACTTCAACCTTATATTTGAGAATCTGGTACTTCGATGGAATATTGAAAAGAAACAGAGCCAGTTAAAGATATGCAACAGAAAAGCGGCTTCATATGCCATGTCAATTGATTTTATCAAAACAATTGCCGATATCACGGATGAATCTGTTGCAATTGATTCTATTTGCAAGTTATTCAGCACTATGTTCGCTCCGAAAAATATTGTTTACTACTCATTTAATGAAGATGGGATGGAGCTTAAGTATTGCAAGTTACCTGGAACTGAACAGGAAAATACAATCAAATTGAAGAATTCTGATTCAAACTATATTGTATTTGATACTGAAGATGGTTTTGCGATTAAGATCATGGCAACTGCTGATGTCCTGGGTATTATTGAGATACATGGTGTTGCTTTCCCGGAATATCTGGATGAGTATCTAAGTGCTGGTTATGATCTTGCAAAAGGTTCAGGACTTGCAATATCCAATATAAGGCGTTATCATGAGTTATTCAGGTCAAGGGAAGAGCAGGTAAAACTTGCTGAGATGCTTCGTACTACAAATCGTATTTTGCGGCATGATATTGCCAATGATCTCCAGATCATCATAGGAGCGTTGGATATATTTGAAGAGAATGGCGATGAAAAATTCCTTTCTATGGTCAAACAAGCGTCACAAAAAAGTGTTGCCCTGATCAGGAATTTAAAGGAAATAGAAGAGGTCTCAGCTGGCGACAAACAGTTTGAGCTTTTGAATGTGAAAAGTCTGGTGGATGGTGTCATTAGTAAACACACAGCAGAATTCAATGTAAGAGGGGATTGTGTTATCATGGCGGACAAAGCCATGTCATCGGTGCTTGATAATATAGTAAGTAATGCAATTATTCATGGAAACGCCACCAAGGTTGATATTGGAATAGTCAGCCAAAATGGCACTTGTGAGATTTCCATTGCAGATAATGGTACAGGTATTCCCGATGAAGTAAAATCCAGGGCTTTTGATGAAGGATACAAGTATGGAAAAACCGGTCATACGGGATTTGGATTGTATATAGCCAGGAAAACAATTGAACGCTATGGTGGTACTGTACAGGTTGAGGATAATAAACCAACAGGTGCAAAATTTGTGATAGAGCTAAATGCTGCCAGAATGGATAATTATGTGGCAAATTAA
- a CDS encoding uroporphyrinogen decarboxylase family protein — protein MTPMERVLTTLSHEEPDRVPLFLLLTTQGAKEFNVSIEEYFSNPEMVAQGQIKMQHKYGHDCYYPFYYASLEMEAWGSNSIFYPDGPPNSGRPILRDFQDIVSLEAPDVFESLQLQKVLKTTEIIKEHAGEDIPIIGVVMSPFSLPTMQMGFGNYLDLIYEQPDIFNELMRINEQFCIQWANAQIESGATAICYFDPVSSSTIIPPELYRDTGFKVAKRTIFRINGPTATHMASGRCLPIINDIAETGTAVICTSVLEDLAEMKAVCKGKMTVLGNLNGLEMRHWTRQETEDHVKDAIQKAATGGGYIISDNHGEIPYPVPSEVLKSVSEYVEKWGRYR, from the coding sequence ATGACACCCATGGAAAGAGTCCTTACCACTCTCAGTCACGAAGAACCTGACAGGGTTCCATTGTTCCTGTTATTGACAACACAGGGTGCCAAGGAGTTCAATGTTTCTATTGAAGAATATTTCTCAAATCCTGAAATGGTTGCGCAGGGCCAGATAAAAATGCAACATAAATATGGTCATGATTGTTATTATCCTTTTTACTACGCATCCCTTGAAATGGAAGCATGGGGCAGCAATTCAATTTTCTATCCTGATGGTCCCCCAAATTCAGGAAGGCCTATACTCCGGGATTTTCAGGATATAGTTTCTCTGGAAGCACCGGATGTATTCGAATCACTGCAATTGCAGAAAGTCCTGAAGACCACAGAAATAATAAAAGAACATGCAGGTGAGGATATTCCTATTATTGGAGTAGTTATGTCTCCCTTTTCATTGCCAACCATGCAGATGGGTTTCGGTAATTACCTGGATCTGATATACGAGCAACCTGATATTTTCAATGAATTAATGCGAATCAATGAACAGTTCTGTATACAGTGGGCTAATGCGCAGATAGAGTCAGGTGCAACTGCCATTTGCTACTTTGATCCGGTCTCTTCATCGACTATTATTCCTCCTGAGCTTTACCGGGACACAGGCTTTAAAGTCGCAAAAAGAACGATTTTCAGGATAAATGGTCCGACCGCAACTCACATGGCTTCGGGGAGGTGCCTGCCTATAATAAACGATATTGCAGAAACCGGAACTGCGGTTATCTGTACAAGTGTGCTGGAAGATCTTGCAGAGATGAAGGCGGTATGTAAAGGGAAGATGACAGTATTGGGCAACCTCAATGGTTTAGAAATGAGGCACTGGACGCGGCAGGAAACCGAAGACCATGTAAAAGATGCAATTCAAAAGGCAGCAACCGGTGGAGGCTATATTATCTCTGACAATCATGGTGAGATTCCATATCCTGTTCCATCTGAAGTGCTTAAGTCTGTCTCAGAATATGTTGAAAAATGGGGAAGATACAGGTAG